A window of the Cannabis sativa cultivar Pink pepper isolate KNU-18-1 chromosome X, ASM2916894v1, whole genome shotgun sequence genome harbors these coding sequences:
- the LOC115702310 gene encoding uncharacterized protein LOC115702310 — protein MAATKLILLSLFLALVFTQVRADVSVGGENEVDGSVASDSSTHKIEFDELKSKIQALESQVEEKTKELKGKNDLIAEKEKIIQEKSDSISSLHDEVASLQKKGTVDAEEQVGKAYARAGELEKQVEKLRKEVETQKKEKEALKAKAIEVEKKFNELSSTIQNLQKVNEEQKSKIRKIERALKVAEEEMVKAKYEATAKIKELTEVHGAWLPPWLAVHLIQCQSVAETHWKLHGKPTLELVIQKALEKKSQAEKWAEPHLEKVKTKVIPSIKEQWLVIRSSAEPHLQLLSSKTIEVYEISKSTLAPHVLKAQEFVDPYFQEAKKHSKPYIDQVASVAKPHVEKAHEVLKPYTKKAVLAYGKFLQSATTYHHQVQATVKETLKKHELTKALATKELEWFAASALLALPIIILFRIFTSIFGKKTKKPVRNGNAHHSRRKAKRGHSDK, from the exons ATGGCCGCCACGAAGCTCATCCTTCTATCACTCTTCTTAGCCCTAGTTTTTACTCAGGTTAGGGCTGACGTTTCCGTCGGTGGAGAAAACGAGGTTGATGGATCCGTCGCCTCTGATTCGTCCACTCACAAGATCGAGTTCGATGAACTAAAGTCTAAGATCCAAGCTCTCG AATCCCAAGTTGAGGAGAAAACCAAGGAACTGAAAGGGAAGAATGATTTGATAGCAGAGAAGGAAAAAATCATTCAAGAGAAGTCAGATAGCATTTCATCCTTGCATGATGAGGTTGCCTCCCTTCAG AAAAAAGGGACTGTAGATGCAGAAGAGCAGGTCGGAAAAGCTTATGCACGTGCTGGTGAATTGGAGAAGCAG GTGGAAAAACTGAGAAAGGAAGTGGAAACACAAAAAAAGGAGAAGGAGGCTTTGAAAGCTAAGGCAATTGAAGTTGAAAAGAAGTTCAACGAATTGAGTTCAACAATACAGAAT CTCCAGAAAGTTAATGAGgaacaaaaatcaaaaattcGGAAGATTGAACGTGCTCTTAAAGTGGCTGAG GAGGAAATGGTGAAGGCCAAGTACGAGGCCACTGcaaaaattaaagaattaaCAGAG GTTCATGGTGCATGGCTTCCACCTTGGTTGGCTGTTCATTTGATTCAGTGTCAG TCAGTTGCGGAGACTCACTGGAAGCTGCATGGAAAACCAACCCTGGAACTTGTGATCCAGAAG GCTCTAGAGAAAAAATCTCAAGCGGAAAAGTGGGCTGAACCGCATTTGGAGAAAGTAAAAACT AAAGTTATCCCTTCGATAAAGGAACAGTGGTTGGTGATAAGGTCATCTGCTGAACCACATCTGCAATTGCTCAGTTCAAAAACTATTGAAGTTTATGAGATTTCGAAAAGTACATTAGCTCCACATGTCTTGAAAGCACAAGAATTTGTTGATCCATACTTTCAG GAAGCTAAAAAGCACAGCAAACCATATATTGATCAGGTTGCTTCTGTGGCAAAGCCTCACGTTGAAAAAGCACACGAGGTTTTGAAACCCTATACGAAAAAAGCTGTTCTTGCTTATGGCAAGTTTCTACAATCTGCAACGACATACCACCACCAG GTTCAAGCCACTGTCAAAGAGACACTGAAAAAACATGAACTGACAAAAGCTCTTGCTACTAAGGAGCTGGAGTGGTTTGCG GCCTCAGCTTTATTGGCGCTGCCTATCATCATTCTGTTCAGAATTTTCACATCCATTTTTGG CAAAAAGACAAAGAAACCAGTTAGAAATGGTAATGCCCACCATTCACGTCGTAAAGCTAAAAGGGGACATTCAGACAAGTAG